A single genomic interval of Halobacillus halophilus DSM 2266 harbors:
- a CDS encoding NAD(P)/FAD-dependent oxidoreductase yields the protein MKNPNIVILGAGYGGIITAVKLQKSLGVNEANVTLVNKHSYHYQTTWLHENAAGTLHHDHTRIPIKDVINTSKINFVQDTVTEIKPSEKRVMLENGDLMYDYLVIGLGYEAATFGIPGLKEHAFTIGSINSARLIRQHIEYNFAKYNNEADKKEERLNLVVGGAGFTGIEFVGELANRVPQLCREYDIPREKVRIINVEAAPSALPGFDPELVEYAMNSLEGRGVEFKIGAMIKEVTENKLVFEKDEQREEIPTNTVVWAAGVRGNSLVEQAGFESNRGRTPVSDDLRPAGHDDVFIVGDCALLINEETERPYPPTAQIAIQMAEQTADNLTKLVKGDKHLEPFTPDLKGTVASLGHKDAIGVVFNDKKLFGWSASAMKKVIDNRYLLKLGGPGLVLKKGKLNFFQ from the coding sequence ATGAAAAATCCTAACATAGTCATCCTCGGTGCAGGATATGGAGGTATTATTACAGCTGTTAAACTTCAAAAAAGTTTAGGTGTAAATGAAGCAAACGTTACATTGGTAAACAAACACAGCTACCATTACCAAACCACCTGGCTACATGAAAATGCTGCAGGTACACTTCACCATGACCATACACGTATTCCTATTAAAGACGTTATCAATACAAGTAAGATCAACTTTGTGCAGGATACGGTAACAGAAATTAAGCCATCCGAAAAACGAGTTATGCTCGAAAATGGCGATTTAATGTACGATTATTTAGTCATTGGTTTAGGTTATGAAGCAGCTACATTTGGAATTCCAGGTTTAAAAGAGCATGCTTTCACGATTGGAAGCATCAACAGTGCTCGCCTGATTCGTCAGCATATCGAGTACAACTTTGCTAAATACAATAACGAAGCAGATAAAAAAGAAGAGCGTTTAAACCTTGTAGTAGGCGGAGCTGGCTTCACTGGGATTGAATTTGTTGGTGAGCTTGCGAACCGTGTTCCACAGTTATGCCGAGAGTATGATATTCCTCGTGAAAAGGTACGTATTATTAACGTGGAAGCTGCTCCGTCAGCTTTGCCAGGTTTCGACCCTGAGCTTGTTGAATATGCCATGAACTCTCTAGAAGGCCGTGGAGTTGAATTCAAGATCGGGGCTATGATTAAAGAAGTTACTGAAAATAAACTGGTTTTTGAAAAAGATGAACAGCGTGAAGAAATTCCTACGAACACAGTTGTTTGGGCCGCCGGCGTACGCGGAAACAGCTTGGTCGAACAAGCTGGATTTGAGTCTAACAGGGGACGTACTCCTGTAAGTGATGATTTGCGCCCTGCAGGACATGACGATGTATTTATCGTAGGTGACTGTGCTTTGCTTATTAACGAAGAAACAGAACGCCCATATCCGCCTACAGCTCAAATTGCCATTCAAATGGCTGAGCAGACAGCAGACAACCTTACCAAGCTTGTAAAAGGAGATAAGCATTTGGAGCCATTCACTCCAGACCTTAAAGGTACTGTTGCTTCTCTAGGTCACAAAGATGCTATTGGTGTAGTGTTTAACGACAAGAAACTCTTCGGCTGGTCTGCTTCTGCTATGAAGAAGGTAATTGATAATCGTTATCTTCTTAAACTTGGCGGTCCAGGTCTTGTTTTGAAGAAAGGTAAGCTGAACTTTTTCCAATAA